A region of the Geomonas subterranea genome:
CGACTTGGGCATCTTTCCCGCGATCGGCCCGAGCAGGTCGCGGGAGATGAAACGCAGCAGTTGTTTGCGCCGCTTTGCGGCTGTCTCGCTAAGGCCCGTCATGGGGGCGATCCTAGCACAGGAGCCGCTTTCTTTCCAGCAGGTCCGGAACCGGGCTTCGTCGGCAGCCCCCCGCGCCGGGGGTCCCGTATCTCCCGCGTGTTCTCAGTACTCCCTGGGCGGCTCCGCGTAGGAGCATTCGGGATTCTGCTTGACGTGCACGAAGTGCGCGACGTGCTTGTCGCCGGCTGCGCGGGGGCGGACCGGTTTGCCGCATTTGTCGCACTCGAACTGAAGGGAACGTTTGTATTCCTGCGTCGCTCCGTCCCTCACGGCCAGCGCCTTGTCGACGGTGATGATGTGGCCGAAAAACTTGCATTGCAATGCCAGACCCATTCTCCTGCTCCTTTACGCAATTGTTGGGAAACAGCTTCCCTTGCGGTCGCTGCCGCCAATCTCGTCGATTAGCTAGAACAATGTATTATTTTCCTTCTTTTTTGTCAATCCCGCCGACGCGGCGCATTCGTGAAGAACGAGACGGGGTATGTGCCGGCGGAGTTCTTATGTAATTGTGACGTTGTAAACGATGTTTAGGGAGCTGGAGGCGGCGCGGGCGGGGTGGTGTGAAACCAAAAAAGAACATGATTGGCGCCCTTTGGGGTTGTAATAACAGGAGGTTCTGTTGTATTAAAAGTTTTTTCCCCTACGTCGCCGTGCGCGCGGCCGCGAGGAGCCTCGCAGGCGGCGGCTCCGGCAGGCCCGTATGGCGGGCGGCGCGGAGGGGATAATTTCGATGCAGGAGGAGACTGTTACATGAAGAAGATGGTATTGGCAGTACTGGGCGGGATACTTATGACAACGGCCACCGCGCACGCGGAACACAAACTGCTGGTCACGGACGTCCTCGACAAGAAGCAAGTCGAGGCACAGGCCCTGTTCGAGTATTCCCACCTCAAAGGTGACATCACTGACGCGGGGGACCCGGGGAAGGGGACCCTCAACGCCGCCGAGTCGGTCTATTCCGTCGGTGTCGGCCTCGGCCACGGTCTGGAAGTGTCCGCCTCGCTCCCGTACGTTTTCAGCGAGCGGGAGAAGGAAGTGATAGACGGAGTCGGTGCATTTCAGGACAAGCGTGACGGCTTCGGCGACCTGGCGCTCCAGGCGAAATACCGTCTGGTAGGGGGCGAGGAAGCGCCGTACACCGTCGTGGCGGGCCTTGGGCTGAAATTCGACACCGCCGGCGGCAGCCAGGCGGGAACCGGCACCACCGACGTGAGCCCGTTCATCGCGGCGAGCGCCAACCTCGGGCACCACAACACCCCTTACGCCATCTACCGTGCCACCATCAGGAACCACGATGAGTACGATACCCACACCGTCTCGCTGGGCTTCGAGAAGGAGCTCAACCACACGGTGACCATCGACGCCAAGGTGGACGCGAACTTCAACACCGCTACCCGCGACTTCACCGCCAACGAGGACTTCTCCTTTGAACTGGGGAGCTACCTCCAGATGGCACACAACTTCTACCTGCTGCCGAGCGTGGCCTACGTGGTCGCAACCGATGCCAGGAGCAAGGATGGCGAATTCCGCGCCGGTTCCGCCGACGGGTTCCGTGCGGGTTTCTCCCTGTACTACCTCTTCTAGCAAAGGCAACAAGGGCCGCCCGTCTCCATCCCGGAGGCGGGCGGGTTTTTCCCTGTCTTTGCTCTCCCCCCCCGTCCCGCTCACGGGGCCCGGCTGCCCGGCCGCCCGCCCATCCTGATCTGTTCCCCCGGGATCACATGGCGCATTTGTAAAATTAAATTGATAACGCTTAAACCTGCATGGTATGCTGCGGCGCGAGTTATCTCCTTATTCCCGACCCCCGTACCAGGGAGGAACCTTGTCCGCCTTCATCCTGACCTGCCCCGTTTGCAACTTCTCCAAGCAGGTCGAGGTCGCCGTCGTGCCGCGGCCCGGCACCACGGTCACCTGTCCCGTCTGCAAGTCCATGTTCCCCTTTGAAAGTGATGAGCCCGCTGCCGCGCCCGGAACAGATGAAGCGCCTTTCGCCGACGAGGCAGGCGAGGCAGGCGAGGCAGGCGAGGCCACGGCGCCGGTGTCGCCGCCTCCCCGCAAGGAAGCGCGCCGCACGCTCGCCTTCGATTTCACCGGCAGCGCCCGGGAGTACTTCGGCATCTGGATCGTCAATACATTCCTGCGCATCGTGACCCTGGGGTTGTACTCCCCCTGGGCCAAGGTCCGCAAACGGCGCTACTTCTACGGCAACACCCTGCTCGACGGGGTCCCCTTCGATTTTCTCGGCGACCCCTGGGCGATCCTCAAGGGATGGTTTCTGGCCGGTCTGTTCTTCACCCTCTATTCCTTCGCCTCGCGCGTCAGTCCGCTGGTCTCCGCCCTGCTCATGTTGTTCTTCCTGGGAGTGTTCCCCTGGGTGGTGGTCCGCTCACGCATCTTCAACCTGAGGAACACCTCGCACCGCAACATCCGTTTTGGTTTCAACGCCGACTACGCCGAGGCCTACCGGGTCTTTCTCTGGTGGCAGTTGCTCCTGCCGCTGACCATGGGAGTCCTCGTCCCGTACATCTATTACCGTCAACGGCGTTTCCTGGTGGAAAACAGCCGCTACGGCACCACTCCCTTTCGCTTTCACGCCACGCCGGGGCAGTACTTCCGCATCTTCCTCCCCATGGTGATCCTGTTTCCGGTTGCCTTTGCTGCGGCGATCGGCGCCATCCTGGTGAAGCCCAACGCACTGACGGTGGCGCTGCCGGCGGTTTTTTTCACAGGTGTTTATCTTTGCGCCGCCCTCTATGTCCGGACCGCACTCACCAATCTGACCTGGAGCTCCACGAGCCTTGGCGATCACAGGTTCACCTGCGCGCTCCGGATGCGCGACCTCATCTGGATCTACCTCTCCAACGCCGTCGCGGTCATCTGTACGCTGGGACTGCTGGCGCCTTGGGCAACGGTGCGTCTGTTGCGCTACCGCCTGGAACGTCTCAGTGCGGCCGGCGCGGGGGGGCTCGATGCCATCCGCGCCTCCAAGGAGACCCAGGTCGGCGCCGCGCCCGAGGAACTGGGGGACATGCTCGGCTTCGACCTCGGCTTATGAGCGGTTCCTGCACGGCGACATGGTATGACGGACGCACCTCGCAGGGGCACGCGGTGACGGTGCGCCTTGTGGAAGGTTCCCTGGCGGTATCGGGCGCGGGGGTCGACTCGGTTTATCCCCTGGCGGAGGTCTGTGTGGACCCGCCCCTGGGGAGGGTGAGGCGCAGGCTGCATTTTCCCGACGGCGCCAGTGCGGAGACCGGCGCGGACGGTTTCGTGGAGGAACTTCTGCGCAGGCAGGGGAGGGGAGGGGTGCTCCTTGGCGTGCACCGCTGGGAGAAGAGCATCGGCCGGGCCGTGGTTGCGCTGGCACTGCTTGTCGCCATCGTCTTCGGGTTCCTGCGCTATCTCGTTCCCGTCCTTGCGCTCAAGGTCGCCTTCGCCCTTCCACCCCGGACCGAGGAGTTGATCGGCCGGGAAACCCTGCAGGTCCTGGACCAGGTGATCATGCGGCCGAGCGCGCTCCCCCGGCTACGCAGGGAGGAAGTGACGCGCCGTTTCCGCGCCATGACCGCGGGGGATCCGCAACGTCAGGGCTGGCGCCTGGAGTTCCGCTCCTCGAAGGAGATAGGGGCCAACGCCTTCGCGCTCCCCTCGGGGATCGTCGTGGTAACCGACCGGATGGTGGAACTTGCCGAAAACGATGACGATCTGGCCGGCGTGCTGGCGCACGAGATCGGGCACCTGGAGCGCAGGCACGCGCTGCGCCACCTGTTGCAGAATTCCGTGACCGCCCTGGTGGTTGCCACCCTGACCGGAGACCTCGTCTCCGCGGGTTCGCTCGCCGCCACGATGCCCACCGCTCTCGTCGACGCCAAGTACTCGCGCGACTTCGAGTGGGAAGCCGATGCCGCCGCGGTTCGCTTTCTGAAGCGGCAGGGGATTCCGGTGCGGCGCTACGCCGAGATCCTGGCGCGGCTGGAGGCGGATCATTACCAGGAACGCAAAGATGTTCCCCGCCTGGGGGAGCTGTTCGACGACCACCCCGCCATGCTGGAGAGGGTGCAAAAGGTGCTGGCCGCCCAGTAGGAAGACCGGGAAGGGCCGGCTTTGGAAACGAATGAAGCTGAGGGAGGGATGATGAAGGGATTGCGCACCGGCATTCTGGTGCTGGCCGTTTGGCTGGGGGTGGCGGGAGTTTCTTTCGCCAAAGAGGTCGTCTTTCGGGACGGCAGCGTACTCGACTGCGAATCTTTCTGGCGGCGCAACGGGGTGATCGTGGTCAAGGTGAACCGCGACGTGCTCCTGGAGTTCGCGCCCGGCGAGGTGAACCTTGCCAAGACCATGGAGCGGGCAAAGCGCAAGCCCGTCCGCGCCGTCCGGCATACGAAGGCGGTGCCCGCCAAGGCGCCCATCGCGGCGGAAAGCGCCGCGCCCGCTCCGGCAGCAGATCGGGTGAAGCCGGCGCAGGGCGTGAAGCCGGCACAGGGCGTGAAGCCGGCACAGGGCGTGAAGCCGGCACAGGGCGTGAAGCCGGCACAGGGCGTGAAGCCGGCACAGGGCGTGAAAGCGCCTGCACCAGTCGCTGCCGTGGCACGCACTGCGGAAGAGCCGGTTCCTCCCGCCCCGGAGGTGGCGGCGGCACCGGCCGCGCCCCCCGCGCCCGCATCGGCTGCTGCCGCGCCCCCCGCCCCTCTGACCAGGGAGGAGGTGGAGCGCCTCAGCAAAGAAAACGTGGAGATGATGGCGGATGCCATTAAAAAAGGGGACCCGGAGCTGATGAAGAAGGCCGTGGAAGCGCAGAAGAGCCTGGCGCAGCGGCAAAAGGAGGCGGGGGGTGCCGCCGTGGTGGCCAAGGGGCCCCGGCCCGAGCCACCCTGGTTCAAGTACTTCCTCATGATGGTGGCGAGCGGCCTGCTGGTCATCGTCTCCATGTGGATCGTCTTCCGCAAGGCCGGGGAGTCGGGAGTGAAGAGCATCATCCCCATTTACAACTACTACGTACTGATGCAGATAGCGGGCAAGCCGGGGTGGTGGTGTCTGCTGCTCTTCGTTCCGGTGGTGGGGCTTGCCACCCACCTGCTGGCGATGCTCGCTCTGGCGGAGAAATTCGGAAGAAGTCCGGTCTTCGGCGTCGGCCTGGTATTTCTCCCCATGATCTTCTTCCCGCTGCTTGCCTTCGGCGACTCCCGGTTTGAAGAGGTCCGGGAGGAGGAGCTGGACTTTACCTTCTCCGAGGAGCCCCCGCAGGGATAACGGGTGCGGTACGTTCCTGGTGGGTCAGGGTGCCAGGCGCGTCAGAAAATAGATGGCGGGGAGGGTCCCGAAGGAGAGGATGATGCCGATGCCGATCATCGCGACGGCGAGGTCGGCCTCCATTCCCGCGACGACGGCCAGGGCGCCGGCGGTCACCATGGGGGGCATGGCCGCTTCCAGGACGGAGACGTCGACCACCATGCCGCCAAGCCCGGCCAGACGGCAGACCAGAAGCGCCGACAGCGGAGCCGCCAGGAGCTTCACGGCCAGCCCGAATGCCAGCGGCCCGAAGACCCTGCGCGGCAAACGGAGCCGCATCTGCAGCCCGATGGCGGTCATCACCACCGGCACCAGGGTCAGGGCGACGTTTTGCAGCCCCTGTGCGAGTTTCTCCGGGTAGGGCCAGGAGCGGGCGACGAGGCCGGCCATCAGGGCGATGGTCGGCGGAAAGAAAAGCATCTTCCTGACCATCGCGACGAGATTCACGGAGCCGCCGTCCTTGCCGTAGAGGGCGAGGATGAGGGAGCCGTAGCTTACCATGATGAGCAGCGTCCCCAACTGGTCGTAGATGATGAGGTAGGGAAGCCCCCCAGCCCCGAAGAAGGCCTGGACCATCGGCACGCCGAGAAACGACGTGTTCCCAAGCGGCACCACCAGGAGCAGCACGCCGACCGTGCCCCGTTCCCAGCGCCACAGGCGAGCGGCGCCGAGCACGGCAGTGACCGAGAGGAGCAGCAGCCCCCAGGGGACCACGGCCGCGGTCAGTATCTCGCGGGAGAGCACGATCTGCGGCACCTTCAGCAGTATCAGCGCCGGCAGCGAGACGTAGAGGGCGAACATGTTGAGGGTCTGCGCAGAATCCTTGGGGAAGGCTTCAAGGCGGCGAAAGAGCATCCCCAGAAGAACGAACACCCCTATCAATACGAAATTTTCCATTACTGCCAGCTTCTCCTGCAGAGGTGGCGTTTAAGCGGCGGCTTAACTGCCGGACGCCTTTTCCGGGAAGAACTCCTGCGTTGCATCCGACTGGACCCGCAGGGTTACCGGTTTCTTCGCGAAGTCCGCAAGGCACTGCGCCACGCGCGCCCCGTCCTCAACTATCGGTTCGAACGCGGCACGCCGCGCGAACACCACCTTTCTCCCCATCTTGTCATGTCCGTAGACCTCGAACCCTTTCGGGTAGGGGGCGATATGGATCACCATTTCCGCGACGGTTCCCAAGATGCTGCGTTTTACGTTTGCCACGGCATCCCTCCAGCAACGATGAAATCCTGAAGCCTTTGCTGTAACACAGGGAAGGTGCCGCCACAAGTAAAAGAACGCGCCGGACGCGCTGCCGCTCCCGGCGTGTGACCGGATCGTACCCACTGGATGAGGGGGGGCGCCAGGGAGTATACTTGCTGGAGGAGGGAATCCTACCGGGAGGAGGGACGGAAAACAGCCAAGGAGGACCCAACATGAGAACGAAAAGAATAGGCATCGTCGGATCGGGCAACATCGGCGGCAACTTGGGGATAATGTTAGGCCAGGCAGGCTACGAAGTGTTCTTCAGCTCCAGGCATCCCGAAAACCTGAAGGAACTCGTGCAAGACGCCGGCCCCGCCGCCCGTGCCGGGACCGTAGCCGAAGCGATCGCCTTCAGCGACGTTATCCTGCTCTCCGTACCGCTCAAGGCCTACCGCGAACTGGACATCGAAACGAAACAGGCACTGCAGGGCAAAATAGTGATCGACACCTCTAACCCGTACCCTGAGCGGGACGGGGTGATGGCGGTGGAAGCCCGGCAGGACCCGGGAGGAATGGGGACCGTGGTGGCCCGTTTACTCCCCGGAGCGAAGATCGTCCGTGCCTTCAACTCGGTTTATTTCGAGGATCTGAGGAAGACGGTGAACAAGAGAGGCGACAGGATCGGCATCCCCATCGCCGGTGACGATCAGGAAGCGGTGGAAGTCGCGGTCGAACTGGCCCGCAGCGTGGGGCTGGACCCGGTCGTCGTGGGCGGGTTGACCGAGTCCAGGCTCTTCGACGTCGGCACCCCGGTGTATGCGACCAGCGCCTCCGCGTCCGAAATCAAGGCGAAGTTGAGAATGGAATAGATCCCGCCAAACCAGGAGCGGGGGCGTGCCCTCAGAGAAATTGAAGGTGCCCCCGGTCCTGCCCACCCTCCCTTGCCCGCAAAAACTAACGAGACATTACAATCCCTCGCTTGACCTCAGCCGTCTCTCAAGTAATATAAGAGAAAACTAATGTCAAGGGAGGAAAAAGAGCATGAACGTCACCGATATTTTCGTAATGAACCATGCGGACATGGATCCCCCGGAATTCATACTCTGGCTTGATGACGCTGCCACATTGCAGGCTGCCCATCCCTTGATAAGTACGCAAAAGGATCAATGGGCTCCTGGGGAGGTACAGTTCAGAGCACACAAGGAGGCAATCTCGAAGGCGTGGGAGAGAGCCTCCGCCTTGAATGTGTGCAGTACCAAAGAACTTGATGCGGCGAGAGCGGCAGCGTTAGAGGACGTAAACATCAACGCCAGCTACCTCGTGCTCAGGGCAAAACATGGAAAAGATGATGCGTGGCTTCACAACAACGGTTACCAAGCGAAGGAAAAGACAAAGAGGATACACGACAGATCCGTTTCCGCCGTTGCCTTGAATCTCAAGGCTAAAAACGGGCCGAGCATCGGGGAGGTTTCGCTAACGTGGGGAAAAGATCCTGGCGCTGGTTCCTACCAGTTGCAGATCTGTAAGGGGCACCCGCAGGGCGACGACTCATTTAGTGATTATGGTTTCTTGAAAAAAGTACGGACCGTGGTTGGCGGCCTGGAAAGGGCCTCGTGGTACCACTTCCGAATCAGGAGTATCGGCAACAATGAGGTTGGTCCCTGGAGTGAACCTGTCGGCATCATCGTGACCTAGAGTCAGAGAAATTAAAGCAGAAAAGGCCGGTCCTCCAAGGGAGGATCGGCCCTCGCCACTCATCTTCATCTCAATCCTTCCGCTGGGACTAAAATTTCACAGGCCTTCATCCGAACTGATAAGCTTTTTGTTCTCCGTAAAAGGGAACGTTTGCGCTGCTCGACGAATGCATTCTTTGAAAAACGGAGCGCTTTGTCACCCGACGAATGCATTCTCTGGAGGACGGAACGCTTCCGCTGCTCGACGAATGCATTCTCTGGAGAACGGAACGCTTCCGCTGCTCGACGAATGCATTCTCTGGAGGACGGAACGCTTCCGCTGCTCGACGAATGCATTCTCTGGAGGACGGAACGCTTCCGCTGCTCGACGAATGCATTCTCTGGAGAACGGAACGCTTCTGCCGCTCGACGAATGCATTCTCTGGAGAACGGAACGCTTCTGCCGCTCGACGAATGCATTCTCTGGAGAACGGAACGCTTCCGCCGCTCGACAAATGAATTCTCTGGAGAACGGAACGCTTCCGCCGCCCGAGGAAATCATTCTCTGAAAAACGGAACGCTTTGTCGCTCGACAAATGCATTCTCTGGAGAACGGAACGCTTCCGCTGCTCGACGAATGCTTTTTATGGAGAACGAAGCGCTTCGGTCACACGGCGAAAGCGTTCTCTGAAGAATGCAACGCTTTGGTTACACGACAAGGGAAAGTAAAGTTTGTGAAAATGACTAAGAAAGGTATCCGCTGCGGACAACAACAGCAGCGGCGACATGTAAAACCGGAGCTCCTTTTGGGGGAGACTCCGGTTTTTTTTACTTCGCCAGCTCTGTCAGCGCCTGCTGCGCGATGATGCCGTGTACCTTCTCGGTGGGATGGATGCCGTCCCAGAAGACGAAAGTGTCGGGTTTGTTGCAGACAAAAGGCGGCGCGCCCGGTGTCAGGCAGGGGGTGTCGACGACGTTCAGTCCGAAAGCTGAGGGATCTGTGACCAACTCTTCCAGTTTGCCGAAGAAGCTGACGCGCACCATCTGCAGGTCGGGGAGCTGGGATGACATCGATGTCAGGAGGTCGTCGAGGAGGAAGTTGTAGTACTGGGATAACTGGTGTGCGCCCGCCGCGGCTCCCGGCATGACCTTGTCGGTGGCGAGAAGCGCGGGCGTTAGTGAAAGGTCCGGGGCGTTGCATACCAGGAATTTCCTGGCGCCGGCATAGTAGAGAGCGGAGATGTTTGCCTGCAGGGAGGAGACCGCCTGCCCGATGATGGCGGGATCCTGGGCCTCCAGCGCGTCCCTTATGTCGTTGCTTCCGAATTCCACCACGTAGAGCGCGTCGGGCGGCGCCTGTCCGCCGAACACGTTGAGGAACGTGGTGACCTCGAAGGTGATGGTCGCCTCACCCGCCTTGTCGTGCGCCCTCGCTCCGCCGATAGCATAGTTGGTTGCGTCCACACCGAGTTCGCGGTAAGCGGGCCGGGTATTGTCCGAAAGCGAAAATTGCCGTGCCAACTGTTCCACCCAGGTGGCGCCGTTGCTGAAGTGGTGGCCGCCCCTGGCGTAAGGCATCTCAGGAACGAGGAGTTGATCCAGGAACTGGTAGGGCGGGGTGTTCGCTTTGCCGACAAACACGAACGCATTGCCTGGATCCGAAAGGCTGTCGCCGAAGACCACGATGCGGTCGAAGGACGTCTGTGCCAGGGCCCATCCCGGCACCAGCAGCACGAGTGCCAGCAAAAGCCCCAGTATCGTCCGCCTCTTGGAAAGAATTGTATCCATAGTATCCTCCTTTGATAGTCACTGCATAGTGAAACCCCAAGGATCATGACCCGCGCCTTTCACCGTCCCTCCTTTCTGCAGGTGTGACGACAAGTGTAAGACTTTCCGTCATTTCTTCAAGCCACTCCACGCCCAAAGCACCCATCAGGTTCCGGCTCCTCCCCCTTCGAGTACCTCGATACGATGGTCCGGACGCGGTTTTCGCCCTCTCGCGTACGCAAGGGGGACCGGGTAGAGGGCACGCCTTCGGTACTTCCGCTTTGACACGGATGAAGTAACTCTATATATTGCGGTTGATTTGTCGGGGCAAATGAGAGTTGATAATGAATGCGGGGGCATTTCGCGGATTGAAGGGAGGATATACGGTTTTCTGTCCATCCCCCCAATCGGCGTGAATTCCGGATATGGCCCGCAAGGTTTCCAGCTGCTTATGAAGGCCGGATGATTATAGAGTTATCGCGTATTCGCAGTGGTGAGGAAGATGACAGCAATTCTGCCTAATAAGTAGTTGGACGAAATGGGAGAACGGGATGAAACTCGATTGCACCAACTTTTATGACGAAATTGAAGCTTTTGCGGCATTCCCAGAAAAAATAACAAACGTGACGGCAGAAGAATTCAAGAAGGTGTTTGGCTGCGAAGCGGCTGAAAAATCCAAAGAAGTGGTGTATGTGTGGAGGAGCGAGAGAAAGATAAAAATATTAAAAGGCGAAAGTGACATTCTTTACATCGGCCAGACAAAGCAAAGCTTTCGCGACAGATATTACAAATATGCGGGAATGCACGCGACTTCCAAAGCAAATTCTCTGAAATTTAAACATATAATTGATATTTATGGTGCAATAACAATATCCGTGGCTCATTTTTCAAAATTTGCAGATTCCCTCCAGAAAGCTGAAGGCCAACTACTTTGGTGGTATTTTCAGAATCATTGTGAGTATCCACCCATAAACTATACACAGACAAAGATTAGGAATGATGCCTTCCAATTACTGTGAGAAGAGTACAACAAGGCGGCGGCACTCAGTTTCTGCTCCGGTGCGCCCCCACGACGTTGAGCATCAGAAATGACATTAAAGAGCAAATATGCCTGACTACCGACGTAATCACTATGTACCCGAGTGGTATCAGAAACGATTCCTCCCGAAAGGCCAGCGCTTTTATTACTTAGACCTGAAGCCGGAGACAGTTGTTTCGAACGGCCACAAATACCACCGGAGAGCTCTTCTCCGGTGGGGGGCTGAAAAATGTTTTTGCGAGCAAGACCTGTACACCACTCGCTTTGGGAAGTGGGAGTCTACGGAGATAGAACAAAAGTTTTTCGGGAAGATTGACGATTCAGGAAGGGATGCAGTCGAATATTTCTCCACATACAACCACGACAGCATAAGTTACGAAGCGCTTTACGCCATGCTGCCGTACATGACGGTGCAAAAACTCAGGACCCCAAAAGGACTTAAGAATCTTGCCCAAGCTGCAAGGTTGGATAATAAAAACCTTATTCTTTTTAAGCTTCAAGAGATCCAACAGATTTTCTGTGCCCTCTGGAGCGAGTGTATTTGGACCATTGCAGATGCCTCTGATTGTCGGACGAAATTCTTGGTCAGCGACCATCCTGTAACGGTTTACAACAAAGCTTGCTTCCCCTTGTCGGCATGGTGCAGGGACTGTAATGATCCAGGAATTTGGCTTTCCGCAAGCCACACGCTTTTTCCTCTCAACCAAGACAAAATCCTGATTCTCACGAACCTGTCGTGGGTGCGAAATCCCTACAGCAACCCCCTTGATCGGAGGCCAAATCCCAAGCTTTTCCGGCCGGCGGTCTTCAACTTCCTAAATATTCAAGTGGGAAGGAAGCTATCCGAGCTTGAGGTCGTTGAAATCAACTACGTGCTTAAGCAGCGAGCTTGGAGGTATATTGCCGCAGCCGAGAAAGAGTGGCTTTACCCTGAGCGTCACCTCAAAACGCAGAACTGGGACAAGCTTGGCAGCGGGTACCTCTTTATGCCTGACCCTCGCTCTGTCTCCTTTTCTTCTGAGATCTTAATCGGTTATACGAACCAGCATGTCCAAGGATTTGACGCCTATGGCAGGAGACCTTGGCATCCAGAGTACAACGGCAAAGACGAGCAAAATAGGGAGTGGGCGACATTCCAGGCATTTAAGGGGGAGTTTGCGAGGCTGTTCGGCCCAAAGCACAGGGGCAGTAGTAATGACTTCGGGAATTTCCACCTTGGACCGCGCGAGGACAGCCCACAGCTCCACGAATCACACCTGCAAGCTGAGCGTCGCTATAGCAAAAATCGCTACAAGAAAAGACGGTAAATTTGAGTGGGAATCGTCCCTCTCAACCAGCGGCAAGACCGGTCGGTACCGGTCAGCCTTATGGCGTTGGTCAGTTTAAAGATGAGTACTAATTGGAGGAATAAATGGTAGTTAAATGTCCATTTTGTGATTTTTCGGGAAATGTTGATGCTGCAAAGATACCCGAGGAAGGTAAGATAACGCGGTGCCCTAAGTGCGCAAAAGAGTTTGCAATATCAAAAAAAGAAGTTAACGAAAATATGAATAATACAACTACCTGCCCAAAATGCAGCAATATCCAGACAAACCAAGAAATATGTGAAAAATGTGGAGTTGTATTCTCAAAGTATAAAAAGAATAACATTACTAATAGAAGTACAGAATTTATAGATACTTCTAATTGCAACAAGCCATCTGAGATAAATGAGGATAAAAGTTACAATCTTGAATTAGTTAACCAATCAAAGCTTTTGGTGAAGTCATCTATTGCTATTATAATGATAATGGTATTGACTTTGGCAGGCTATGTTGTGCTTAGATCTAATAGTTGGGAATATAAGGTAGTGAAATTGAACGGCAGTATGGAACGAACTGGCGCCGACGCTTTTAAAGTCACAACCATAGTTCCATCTGAGGAAAACATTAATAAATACGGTCGTGACGGGTGGGAGCTAGTTAGCTCACATCTTGAATACGAAACTGCTTATCCTAATTTTGGTAATACAGACTATGTCACAGGGATTCAACCAAATGTGAGACCGCAGAGCTTAGTGTTAATATTTAAGCGTAAAGGCAAGTTATTTGGGCCTAAGGGGACGTAGTTGATTAGCTGAGTAGGAGGACGCTGACGTTGAAGGTATTGAGGTATATGGGGATAGTGACGACTGGAACCAGTCGAGATAAACCTGCGCCGGGGACAATTGCTGCTACTCAACCAGGGACTAAACATGCACCCAAAAATCTACACAGTTACAGCAATAACAGCTTTACTTGCGGCCTGTGCAACACCGCCCGTCGCTCCTTCGTCAACCCAGGGCGCGAATACCGCCGCGTTGTACATTACTGATGGCAATAAAGCTGGTTTCTCCATTTATCAGAATGGGCGGATGGTGGTTGCCCCGTTGGAAAACGGCTACCTGACCTACCGGTTAACGAACCGCAGCTTCACCATCAGGACCAAATTCCAAAGCCTGCGGATATACCTTGCAGAAAAGGACGCCGGAGAATTCAGGCAAAGTAAAAAGACGAGGTTGAATGTGCTTTCCTCGGTGTTGGCTGGAGCGTCAGAAAGCAACTCCGACACCTTGTTTGTAGCAGATCACACCGACCCCCTGTCGTCCAATAACTCCATAGACAGTTACAGCGGGCTGAAAACGAGTACAGGATCTGAAAATTCCTATGCAGTGGGTAATTTTTATTTCCTGAAAACCGGCAAAGAAGTCTCTCTGCCAAAGTACGCAGGGACTTTGTTTGGCTATGCATGGGTTGATCTCAATGGGGACCAAAAAAT
Encoded here:
- a CDS encoding AEC family transporter gives rise to the protein MENFVLIGVFVLLGMLFRRLEAFPKDSAQTLNMFALYVSLPALILLKVPQIVLSREILTAAVVPWGLLLLSVTAVLGAARLWRWERGTVGVLLLVVPLGNTSFLGVPMVQAFFGAGGLPYLIIYDQLGTLLIMVSYGSLILALYGKDGGSVNLVAMVRKMLFFPPTIALMAGLVARSWPYPEKLAQGLQNVALTLVPVVMTAIGLQMRLRLPRRVFGPLAFGLAVKLLAAPLSALLVCRLAGLGGMVVDVSVLEAAMPPMVTAGALAVVAGMEADLAVAMIGIGIILSFGTLPAIYFLTRLAP
- a CDS encoding fibronectin type III domain-containing protein, encoding MNVTDIFVMNHADMDPPEFILWLDDAATLQAAHPLISTQKDQWAPGEVQFRAHKEAISKAWERASALNVCSTKELDAARAAALEDVNINASYLVLRAKHGKDDAWLHNNGYQAKEKTKRIHDRSVSAVALNLKAKNGPSIGEVSLTWGKDPGAGSYQLQICKGHPQGDDSFSDYGFLKKVRTVVGGLERASWYHFRIRSIGNNEVGPWSEPVGIIVT
- a CDS encoding NADPH-dependent F420 reductase: MTGSYPLDEGGRQGVYLLEEGILPGGGTENSQGGPNMRTKRIGIVGSGNIGGNLGIMLGQAGYEVFFSSRHPENLKELVQDAGPAARAGTVAEAIAFSDVILLSVPLKAYRELDIETKQALQGKIVIDTSNPYPERDGVMAVEARQDPGGMGTVVARLLPGAKIVRAFNSVYFEDLRKTVNKRGDRIGIPIAGDDQEAVEVAVELARSVGLDPVVVGGLTESRLFDVGTPVYATSASASEIKAKLRME
- a CDS encoding M48 family metallopeptidase, encoding MSGSCTATWYDGRTSQGHAVTVRLVEGSLAVSGAGVDSVYPLAEVCVDPPLGRVRRRLHFPDGASAETGADGFVEELLRRQGRGGVLLGVHRWEKSIGRAVVALALLVAIVFGFLRYLVPVLALKVAFALPPRTEELIGRETLQVLDQVIMRPSALPRLRREEVTRRFRAMTAGDPQRQGWRLEFRSSKEIGANAFALPSGIVVVTDRMVELAENDDDLAGVLAHEIGHLERRHALRHLLQNSVTALVVATLTGDLVSAGSLAATMPTALVDAKYSRDFEWEADAAAVRFLKRQGIPVRRYAEILARLEADHYQERKDVPRLGELFDDHPAMLERVQKVLAAQ
- a CDS encoding YjgN family protein, coding for MSAFILTCPVCNFSKQVEVAVVPRPGTTVTCPVCKSMFPFESDEPAAAPGTDEAPFADEAGEAGEAGEATAPVSPPPRKEARRTLAFDFTGSAREYFGIWIVNTFLRIVTLGLYSPWAKVRKRRYFYGNTLLDGVPFDFLGDPWAILKGWFLAGLFFTLYSFASRVSPLVSALLMLFFLGVFPWVVVRSRIFNLRNTSHRNIRFGFNADYAEAYRVFLWWQLLLPLTMGVLVPYIYYRQRRFLVENSRYGTTPFRFHATPGQYFRIFLPMVILFPVAFAAAIGAILVKPNALTVALPAVFFTGVYLCAALYVRTALTNLTWSSTSLGDHRFTCALRMRDLIWIYLSNAVAVICTLGLLAPWATVRLLRYRLERLSAAGAGGLDAIRASKETQVGAAPEELGDMLGFDLGL
- a CDS encoding DUF5684 domain-containing protein, yielding MKGLRTGILVLAVWLGVAGVSFAKEVVFRDGSVLDCESFWRRNGVIVVKVNRDVLLEFAPGEVNLAKTMERAKRKPVRAVRHTKAVPAKAPIAAESAAPAPAADRVKPAQGVKPAQGVKPAQGVKPAQGVKPAQGVKPAQGVKAPAPVAAVARTAEEPVPPAPEVAAAPAAPPAPASAAAAPPAPLTREEVERLSKENVEMMADAIKKGDPELMKKAVEAQKSLAQRQKEAGGAAVVAKGPRPEPPWFKYFLMMVASGLLVIVSMWIVFRKAGESGVKSIIPIYNYYVLMQIAGKPGWWCLLLFVPVVGLATHLLAMLALAEKFGRSPVFGVGLVFLPMIFFPLLAFGDSRFEEVREEELDFTFSEEPPQG